One Culturomica massiliensis DNA window includes the following coding sequences:
- a CDS encoding nucleoside kinase: protein MEKVSIMCENTGKYYDIEIGTPLREVKKIIFPQNHKSILGALVNNQLQDLQYIIMNPKQVNFIDVTTLDGYSIYTRSLIFILYKAVHRLFPKKTLIAEYNISNGIFCRIANKDVVLRPETIAAIRNKMQEIIAADYPIIREEMPTEEAIRLFKKAGLKDKCELMATRGRLYTSVYYIQNTADYFYGTLAPSTGCMAIFDLIPYKDGMLLRLPNRNNPQELLPETPQTKLFQIFSEYKRWGKILGISDIGNLNRTVEEKYSGAIIKISEALHEKKISLIADKIKSRRKKVKVILIAGPSSSGKTTFSKRLSIQLMVNGIRPVNLSLDNYFVNREYTPKDEKGEYDYESIDALDIDTFSDNILRLINGEEIEIPKFSFETGQRYYSGEKLKIAKNNVIVVEGIHGLNPKLTRLLPADSIFRIFVSALTSISIDNHNIINPTDNRLLRRMVRDYKYRNYSALETLKRWESVLKGEQKHIVPYQEEADIMFNSALIYELGALKQQAEPLLREVTGQHPEHSKALRLLKFLSYIKAVPTREIPNTSILREFLGGSSFKY from the coding sequence ATGGAAAAAGTAAGTATTATGTGTGAAAATACGGGGAAGTATTACGATATTGAAATCGGTACGCCCCTTCGGGAAGTCAAAAAAATTATTTTTCCTCAAAATCATAAGTCCATTTTAGGCGCTCTTGTAAATAACCAGCTACAAGACTTACAATACATCATCATGAATCCGAAACAAGTCAATTTCATTGACGTTACGACTTTAGATGGATACAGTATTTACACGCGCTCCCTTATATTCATACTCTACAAAGCCGTACACAGGCTTTTTCCCAAAAAGACATTAATCGCCGAATACAACATATCCAACGGTATATTCTGCCGGATAGCAAATAAAGATGTTGTTTTGAGACCGGAAACAATTGCCGCCATACGGAACAAAATGCAAGAAATTATTGCCGCCGATTATCCCATTATCCGCGAAGAAATGCCGACCGAAGAGGCCATCCGGCTATTTAAAAAAGCCGGCTTAAAAGACAAATGCGAACTTATGGCAACCCGGGGAAGATTGTATACCTCCGTATACTATATCCAAAATACGGCTGATTATTTTTACGGCACATTAGCTCCTTCCACCGGCTGTATGGCTATTTTCGATCTTATACCTTACAAAGACGGGATGTTGCTTCGCTTGCCGAATCGCAATAATCCCCAGGAATTATTGCCGGAAACCCCGCAAACGAAACTATTTCAAATATTCAGTGAATATAAGCGCTGGGGAAAAATTCTCGGCATCTCAGACATCGGTAACCTAAACCGGACCGTAGAAGAAAAATATTCCGGCGCCATCATAAAAATCAGTGAAGCCCTGCATGAAAAGAAAATTTCCCTGATCGCCGATAAAATCAAAAGCCGCAGAAAAAAAGTAAAAGTTATTCTCATTGCAGGTCCGTCTTCCTCCGGCAAAACGACTTTTAGCAAAAGATTGAGTATTCAACTGATGGTCAACGGCATCCGCCCTGTAAACCTGTCCCTCGACAACTACTTTGTCAACCGGGAATATACACCGAAAGACGAAAAGGGTGAATACGATTACGAATCGATAGATGCTTTGGACATCGATACATTTTCCGATAACATTCTCCGCTTGATAAACGGTGAAGAGATCGAAATACCCAAATTTTCATTTGAAACCGGACAACGCTACTACAGCGGAGAGAAACTGAAAATTGCCAAAAATAATGTAATCGTCGTAGAAGGAATACACGGACTTAATCCTAAACTCACCCGCTTACTCCCGGCCGATTCCATATTCAGAATATTTGTGTCGGCATTGACTTCTATCTCTATCGACAACCATAACATCATCAATCCGACGGATAACCGTTTACTCCGACGGATGGTCAGAGATTATAAATACCGGAATTATTCGGCACTTGAAACTCTAAAACGCTGGGAAAGCGTATTGAAAGGTGAGCAAAAACACATCGTCCCTTACCAGGAAGAAGCCGATATCATGTTCAACTCAGCTCTGATATACGAACTCGGTGCTCTTAAACAACAGGCCGAACCTTTATTACGGGAAGTTACAGGACAGCACCCGGAACATTCCAAAGCCCTGCGTTTATTGAAATTTCTCTCCTATATCAAAGCCGTACCTACCCGGGAAATACCCAACACCTCAATCCTGCGGGAATTCTTAGGAGGCAGCAGCTTTAAATATTGA
- a CDS encoding MalY/PatB family protein gives MKYNFDEIIDRRGTDCVKYDDLNRTFGRTDLLPMWVADMDFRTAPAIIGAAEDCCRHGVFGYTFRSEEAKQAFIDWVALHYGWPVKPEWISISPGIVTALSVAVRAFTEKRDKVLILTPVYPPFFAVVTENGRELVCSSLVVENGHYEVDWADFEDKLRQGVKLFILCNSHNPVGRVWRAEELKRMGDLCCKYGVLILSDEIHADLALPGFKHTVMASLSEDIAAHTLTAMAPSKTFNIAGMMNSLIVSSSSELLGKYNREMLALHLDVGNIFGHVTLKAAYREGGEWLEELRIYLGRNVDFADEYIRHELPYVKMLRPEGSFLLWLDFRPTGLRHEEVGRILTEKARVGLNDGSAFGKEGIGFRRMNVGCPRAILQEGLERIKKAF, from the coding sequence ATGAAATACAATTTTGATGAAATTATAGATCGCCGGGGAACGGATTGTGTGAAATACGATGACCTGAACCGCACTTTCGGACGGACGGATTTATTACCGATGTGGGTTGCGGATATGGATTTCCGGACGGCTCCGGCAATTATCGGGGCAGCAGAGGATTGTTGCCGGCACGGTGTTTTCGGATATACTTTCCGGTCGGAAGAAGCTAAACAGGCGTTTATCGATTGGGTGGCGTTGCATTACGGCTGGCCGGTAAAACCGGAATGGATATCTATCAGTCCGGGGATTGTTACGGCCTTATCTGTTGCGGTAAGGGCTTTTACTGAGAAGAGGGACAAGGTGTTGATCTTAACTCCCGTATATCCGCCTTTTTTTGCTGTTGTAACTGAAAACGGGCGAGAGTTGGTATGTAGTTCGCTGGTAGTGGAAAACGGGCATTATGAAGTGGATTGGGCGGATTTTGAAGATAAGCTCAGACAGGGTGTGAAGCTTTTTATACTGTGTAATTCTCATAATCCGGTGGGACGGGTATGGCGTGCGGAGGAATTGAAACGTATGGGAGATTTGTGTTGTAAGTACGGTGTATTGATTTTATCCGATGAAATTCATGCCGATTTGGCTTTGCCGGGATTTAAACATACCGTTATGGCTTCCTTGTCGGAAGATATTGCGGCTCATACATTGACTGCGATGGCTCCGAGTAAAACGTTCAATATTGCAGGAATGATGAATTCTTTGATCGTATCTTCCTCATCTGAATTATTGGGTAAGTATAACCGGGAAATGCTGGCATTGCATTTGGACGTCGGCAATATATTCGGGCATGTGACATTGAAAGCTGCTTATCGGGAAGGAGGGGAATGGCTGGAAGAGTTACGGATATATCTGGGGCGAAATGTCGATTTTGCGGATGAGTATATCCGGCATGAATTGCCTTATGTGAAGATGTTGAGGCCAGAAGGTTCTTTTTTGTTGTGGCTGGATTTCCGGCCGACAGGATTAAGGCATGAGGAGGTCGGTCGTATATTGACTGAAAAGGCAAGGGTCGGTTTGAACGACGGAAGTGCCTTCGGTAAAGAAGGCATCGGCTTCCGGCGGATGAATGTCGGATGTCCCCGGGCTATTTTACAGGAAGGCCTGGAGCGTATAAAGAAAGCTTTTTAA
- a CDS encoding M43 family zinc metalloprotease, translating into MKSWIKLTIVVITVLLCACHDDEVRNKVQLVEEPLSDIGCRTAEMNREMAMSIPEGYQGRGSLLTKAYMQTRASSQKYIIPVVFHVYGTSFLGKSVTVELIEDALRRTNEDFQGLNGDWQRITAPFDLIKKELNIEFRLAQKDPEGKSTTGVIFYPKNSGFGGLNKNPEIAACAWDNYSYMNVYVMEDLYGDQVLNNSGVAWYPDEWMSDRNLARVVYNGAYIGKNTTENFRRVLTHEFGHWLGLAHTFEGGCTYPNDEVDDTPPHEKNMLHEYDLNCEGNKTNWQNFMTYTDMYANFTTGQVERMLAMLEHPARFPIWQEENLKKTLYLGDEAVIEVGEGMLFEDKKNDGTFSGRFELNVKFASLKGQVNDELSADTYEVQHLPEGLSVRVVVAGASLLHVFVDGQAVNHSSADNTFFILRFTGDICDKPLHIDDQHLELRFRNPYQIVTTEVSDVVVCAGQQRHLFQLSSVYPSSKYSLVYEGGKLRIDTYGKALATESFSRNVSCLSGGDEIPGTLSWITGSDNFIHDLYTPSYNQWKGKTGYVGLYFPGADQTERLYGWLKLSVSTAGDSVILHSYAFREEPGIALKAGQKEVGQNLIDPEIYADKTVVNAGEQVRFGFSAWSNSGINTYRWSFPGGTPAASSEKNPEVIYEQSGIYDVSLEVTDRSGESWVLSKSRWIQVKEGGTSEKPEITSLIVLTGNGDKFFRIENPERYADSELTIWDPRRKEILKRQNYRNDFEMKGLAAGTYYYRFTWEAAGQKEEVTGFVELVR; encoded by the coding sequence ATGAAATCTTGGATCAAATTAACGATTGTTGTTATTACGGTGTTGTTGTGTGCATGTCATGACGATGAAGTGAGAAATAAAGTACAGCTTGTGGAAGAGCCTTTGTCGGATATCGGTTGCCGGACAGCAGAAATGAACCGTGAAATGGCGATGTCGATTCCGGAAGGATATCAGGGACGGGGGTCTTTATTGACCAAAGCTTATATGCAGACACGGGCTTCTTCTCAAAAATACATTATTCCGGTCGTTTTTCATGTTTATGGAACCAGTTTTCTAGGAAAAAGCGTAACCGTGGAATTAATTGAGGATGCTTTAAGGCGTACCAATGAAGATTTTCAGGGATTAAATGGAGATTGGCAACGGATAACGGCGCCTTTCGATTTGATAAAAAAAGAATTGAATATCGAGTTCCGTTTGGCCCAAAAGGATCCGGAGGGAAAATCGACAACGGGGGTCATTTTTTATCCTAAAAACAGCGGTTTCGGAGGTTTGAATAAGAACCCTGAGATTGCTGCTTGTGCCTGGGATAATTACAGTTATATGAATGTATATGTGATGGAGGATTTATATGGGGATCAGGTGTTGAATAATTCCGGTGTTGCTTGGTATCCGGATGAATGGATGAGTGATCGTAATCTGGCCCGGGTTGTGTATAACGGTGCTTATATCGGTAAAAATACCACAGAGAATTTCCGTCGGGTACTGACCCATGAATTCGGGCATTGGCTGGGATTGGCTCATACGTTTGAAGGGGGATGTACTTATCCGAACGATGAGGTCGACGATACACCGCCTCATGAAAAGAATATGTTGCATGAGTATGATTTGAATTGCGAAGGAAATAAGACCAATTGGCAAAACTTTATGACTTATACGGATATGTATGCTAATTTTACAACCGGTCAGGTGGAACGGATGTTGGCCATGCTGGAGCATCCGGCTCGTTTTCCGATTTGGCAGGAAGAGAATCTGAAAAAAACATTGTATCTGGGAGATGAGGCTGTTATTGAAGTGGGTGAGGGTATGCTGTTTGAAGATAAAAAGAATGACGGTACTTTTTCGGGCCGTTTTGAATTGAATGTAAAGTTTGCTTCATTGAAGGGGCAGGTAAACGATGAGTTGTCTGCCGATACCTATGAGGTGCAGCATTTGCCGGAAGGTTTATCTGTGCGCGTAGTCGTTGCAGGTGCCTCTTTGCTGCATGTTTTTGTCGACGGTCAAGCCGTAAATCATTCTTCGGCTGATAATACTTTTTTTATCCTCCGGTTTACAGGCGATATTTGTGATAAACCTTTGCATATTGATGACCAGCATCTGGAATTGCGGTTCCGGAATCCCTATCAAATCGTGACGACAGAGGTCTCGGATGTCGTGGTTTGCGCCGGGCAACAACGTCATCTTTTTCAGCTTTCTTCCGTTTATCCTTCTTCGAAGTATAGTCTGGTGTATGAAGGAGGCAAGTTGCGTATCGATACCTATGGTAAGGCTTTGGCAACAGAATCTTTTTCCCGTAATGTCAGTTGTCTGAGTGGCGGGGATGAGATTCCGGGCACATTGTCCTGGATCACGGGGTCGGATAATTTTATTCATGATTTATATACTCCTTCTTATAATCAGTGGAAAGGTAAGACGGGTTACGTCGGGCTGTATTTTCCGGGAGCGGATCAGACCGAGCGCTTGTACGGCTGGTTGAAATTGAGTGTAAGTACTGCCGGGGATTCGGTGATATTACATAGTTATGCTTTCCGGGAAGAACCGGGGATTGCTCTGAAAGCCGGTCAGAAAGAGGTTGGGCAAAACCTGATCGATCCGGAAATTTATGCTGATAAAACGGTCGTAAATGCAGGTGAACAAGTGCGCTTCGGTTTTTCCGCGTGGAGTAATAGCGGAATCAACACTTATCGTTGGTCATTTCCCGGAGGAACCCCGGCCGCTTCTTCGGAAAAAAATCCGGAGGTGATTTATGAGCAAAGCGGAATATATGATGTGTCTTTAGAGGTTACCGATCGCTCCGGGGAATCGTGGGTTCTATCCAAAAGTCGCTGGATACAGGTGAAAGAAGGGGGTACCTCCGAAAAACCGGAAATTACGTCTTTGATTGTTTTAACCGGTAATGGCGATAAATTTTTCCGGATAGAAAATCCGGAACGTTATGCCGACAGTGAACTGACTATTTGGGATCCACGCCGGAAAGAAATCCTGAAA
- a CDS encoding lytic transglycosylase domain-containing protein, with product MKKYTSLIYICTTVSILNIFAIVFYSQAAGGNSNLSAATPHTDLTPLEQALTVDVFVPEAISFAGEEVPLHRIDVQEALRKELIVNTYLHSHTLQLLKNAPRMFARIEPILKENGIPEDFKYLAVIESNLNPSAVSPAGAVGLWQFLASTGEEAGLEINSEVDERYNVEKATQAASNYLKKAYERFGSWTMAAAAYNAGNSMIQKQMDIQKEKNYYDLLLGEETERYVFRILALKQILNNPNVYNFDPPTAYPIEKVKIVKIKKSVADWADFANKHDISYKTLKRFNPWLRKNKLKNPAHREYEIRIPKDKEMYR from the coding sequence ATGAAAAAATACACCTCACTAATATATATTTGTACGACAGTATCCATTCTGAATATTTTTGCCATTGTATTTTATTCGCAGGCAGCAGGAGGTAATTCAAACCTGTCGGCCGCGACTCCGCATACTGATTTGACTCCCTTAGAGCAAGCCCTCACCGTAGATGTATTTGTCCCGGAAGCCATCAGCTTTGCCGGAGAAGAAGTGCCTCTTCACCGCATCGATGTACAAGAAGCACTGCGTAAAGAATTGATAGTAAACACCTATCTGCATTCACATACCTTACAACTGCTCAAAAATGCCCCCCGTATGTTCGCCCGTATCGAACCGATATTAAAAGAAAACGGAATTCCGGAAGACTTCAAATACCTCGCCGTCATCGAAAGTAACCTCAATCCCTCTGCCGTCTCTCCCGCCGGAGCTGTCGGATTGTGGCAATTTCTGGCATCTACGGGAGAGGAAGCCGGACTGGAAATAAACAGCGAAGTAGACGAGCGATACAATGTAGAAAAAGCAACCCAGGCAGCCAGCAACTACCTGAAAAAAGCATACGAGCGCTTCGGCTCCTGGACAATGGCCGCTGCTGCCTATAATGCGGGAAACTCGATGATCCAGAAACAAATGGACATCCAAAAAGAAAAAAACTACTACGACCTGTTGCTCGGCGAAGAAACCGAAAGATACGTATTCCGGATATTGGCCTTAAAACAAATACTGAACAATCCGAATGTGTACAACTTCGATCCTCCTACAGCCTATCCTATCGAAAAAGTCAAAATCGTCAAAATCAAAAAATCCGTTGCAGATTGGGCCGACTTTGCCAATAAACACGACATCTCCTATAAAACACTCAAACGCTTCAACCCGTGGCTCCGCAAAAATAAACTGAAAAACCCGGCTCACCGGGAATATGAAATACGTATCCCGAAAGACAAAGAAATGTACAGATAA